The following nucleotide sequence is from Acidimicrobiia bacterium.
TCGGCGACATGCTCCAGAGCGGTCACGGCGCCGAGATCCGCCCGGGCAACGCGATGGCGTTGCGTTATATCCCGGTCGGAACGATCGTGCACAACGTGGAGCTCAAGCCGGGCGCGGGCGGCAAGCTCGGGCGCGGCGCGGGCACCGCGATCCAGCTCGTCGCCAAGGAAGGGCAGTTCGCCACGTTGCGCCTGCCGTCCACCGAGATGCGCCGCGTCCCCATCGACTGCCGCGGCACGATCGGCGCGGTTGGCAATGCCGAGGCGTCGCTGGTGAAGATCGGCAAGGCCGGTCGCAACCGCTGGAAGGGCAAGCGCCCGCACACGCGCGGCGTCGCCATGAACCCGGTCGACCACCCGCTCGGGGGCGGCGAGGGCAAGGCGTCCGGTGGTCGTCACCCGGTGTCGCCGTGGGGCAAGCCCGAGGGCCGCACCCGCAGCAAGAAGAAGAAGTCCGGTGAGCAGATCGTGCGCCGCCGCCGCGGCCGTGGAAGTCGGAGGTAGCGCGAGATGCCACGCAGCCTGAAGAAGGGCCCGTTCGTCGACGACCACCTCGCCAAGAAGGTGGAGCAGCAGAACTCGGCCAACGACAAGAAGGTCATCAAGACGTGGTCCCGTCGTTCCACCGTCACGCCCGAGATGGTGGGTCACACGATCGCGGTCCACGACGGCCGCAAGCATGTGCCGATCTACATCAGCGAGGCGATGGTCGGCCACAAGTTGGGCGAGTTCGCACCCACCCGTACGTTCCGGATCCACGCGGGGCAAGAGCGATCCGCGAGGCGAGAGCGTGCCTGAGACCGCCGCCCGCCTCCGCTATCTGCGGACCTCGCCCACGAAGATCCGCCCGGTGCTCAGACTGATCGCCGGGCAGGACATCGCGAACGCGCGCGACACGCTCCGTCTGTGCGAGCGCTCGGTCGCGCGCGACGTCGGCAAGCTGCTCGACTCGGCGGTGGCCAACGCCGAGCACAACGATCACGTGCCCGAGGACGAGCTGTTCGTCGCGAGGGCGTTCGCCGACGAAGGGCCCATCCTCAAGCGTTGGCGTCCGCGCGCTCGAGGCCGGGGTGTGCGCATCAACAAGCGAACGAGCCACATCACGATCATCGTGTCCCGCTTCGAGGGCGACGATCTCGAGAACCACCAGAGGGCGGCAGCCACTGGCCCCGCCCGCCCACGTCCAACCCGGCGAGCCAAGCCCGCGGCGGAAGAGCACGATCACGACCATGACCACGATCACGACGAGGACGCGCCCACCAAGAAGGCCGCGCCCGTGAGGAAGACGGCCAAGAAGACCGCCAAGAAGACCGCCAAGAAGACCGCCAAGAAGGCTGAGCCGGCCAAGAAGTCGGCGAAGAAGACCACCAAGAAGGCGACGAAGAAGACCACGAAGAAGCGTGCGCCGAGGAAGGGTGACTGATGGGCCAGAAGGTCAACCCCTACGGGTTCCGGCTCGGGATCACCACCGACTGGAAGTCGCGGTGGTTCGCGGAGAACAAGGAGTACACCGACAGCCTCATCGAGGACTGGGAGATCCGCGACTACCTCCGCCAGCAGCTCCCGCACGCGGCCGTTAGCCGCGTCGAGATCGAGCGCACGCGCGACCGACTTCGAGTCGACGTCTACACGGCGCGTCCCGGCATCGTCATCGGTCGTCGAGGGTCTGAAGCCGACAAGTTGCGCGCCGGGCTCATGAAGATCACCGGCAACCCGAAGATCCACTTCAACATCCAGGAGATCAAGCAGCCCGAGCTCGACGCCACCCTCATCGCGCAGGGCGTCGCCGATCAGCTCGCTGGCCGCGTCTCGTTCCGGCGGGCCATGAAGCGCGCCGTGCAGACGGCCATGAAGGCCGGTGCCCAGGGCATTCGCGTGCAGTGCGGCGGTCGCCTCGGTGGCGCCGAGATGTCGCGCAAGGAGTGGTACCGCGAAGGTCGGGTGCCGCTGCACACGTTGCGTGCCGACATCGACTACGGCGGGGCCGAAGCCCGCACGACGTTCGGGCGGATCGGCGTCAAGGTCTGGATCTACAAGGGCGAGATCCTGCCCTACAAGTCTGCGGCCGAAGACAAAGTCATTCGCGAGGCGGCCATGGCCGTCGGCGAGACCTCGGGTGAAGCCACGCCGCGCCGGCGCGTCATCAGCGCAGGCGGCGGACGCCGTCGTCGCGAAGAGACGGTCGAGGTCTCGGTCGACACCGCGACCGACGAAGCACCCGAAGAGGCCACGCCGCTGGTCAAGGAGGCCGACCCCGAGCTCGAGCGTCTCCTCGCGGAAGAGGAAGAGATCGAGCGCCGGACCCGCCAGCAACACGAGACGCCGAAGTTCCACGGCGGCGACTCAGAGGACTGAGGTGCCGACCATGACGATCTTTCCTACGGCTGCGGAGCGAACGGAGCGGATGGAGCGCAGCGGAAGTAGCGGAGTGGGAGCGCAGCAATCGTGTTGATGCCGAAGAAGATGAAGCACCGCAAGGTGCAGCGGGGACGCCGCAAGGGCCAAGCCAAGGGTGGCACGCGCGTGCATTTCGGCGACTTCGGCATCCAGGCGCTCGAGCCGGGCTGGATCACGAACCGCCAGATCGAAGCCGCCCGAATCGCGATGACCCGCCACATCAAGCGCGGCGGCAAGGTGTGGATCACGGTCTTCCCCGACAAGCCGGTCACCCAGAAGCCGGCCGAGACCCGCATGGGATCGGGCAAGGGCAACCCAGAGCACTGGGTTGCGGTGGTCAAGCCGGGGCGCGTGATGTTCGAGCTCTCCGGTGTG
It contains:
- the rplB gene encoding 50S ribosomal protein L2 gives rise to the protein MPIRKRKPTSPGRRFQTVSDFAEITRDKPERSLTRPKPQTGGRNAYGRMTARHKGGGHKQRYRLVDFRREKDDVPAKVAAIEYDPNRNARIALLHYLDGEKRYIIAPSGVAVGDMLQSGHGAEIRPGNAMALRYIPVGTIVHNVELKPGAGGKLGRGAGTAIQLVAKEGQFATLRLPSTEMRRVPIDCRGTIGAVGNAEASLVKIGKAGRNRWKGKRPHTRGVAMNPVDHPLGGGEGKASGGRHPVSPWGKPEGRTRSKKKKSGEQIVRRRRGRGSRR
- the rplP gene encoding 50S ribosomal protein L16 is translated as MLMPKKMKHRKVQRGRRKGQAKGGTRVHFGDFGIQALEPGWITNRQIEAARIAMTRHIKRGGKVWITVFPDKPVTQKPAETRMGSGKGNPEHWVAVVKPGRVMFELSGVSETTAREAMRLAMHKLPIKTRFVVRTEEA
- the rpsC gene encoding 30S ribosomal protein S3, giving the protein MGQKVNPYGFRLGITTDWKSRWFAENKEYTDSLIEDWEIRDYLRQQLPHAAVSRVEIERTRDRLRVDVYTARPGIVIGRRGSEADKLRAGLMKITGNPKIHFNIQEIKQPELDATLIAQGVADQLAGRVSFRRAMKRAVQTAMKAGAQGIRVQCGGRLGGAEMSRKEWYREGRVPLHTLRADIDYGGAEARTTFGRIGVKVWIYKGEILPYKSAAEDKVIREAAMAVGETSGEATPRRRVISAGGGRRRREETVEVSVDTATDEAPEEATPLVKEADPELERLLAEEEEIERRTRQQHETPKFHGGDSED
- the rpsS gene encoding 30S ribosomal protein S19, with amino-acid sequence MPRSLKKGPFVDDHLAKKVEQQNSANDKKVIKTWSRRSTVTPEMVGHTIAVHDGRKHVPIYISEAMVGHKLGEFAPTRTFRIHAGQERSARRERA
- the rplV gene encoding 50S ribosomal protein L22 — its product is MPETAARLRYLRTSPTKIRPVLRLIAGQDIANARDTLRLCERSVARDVGKLLDSAVANAEHNDHVPEDELFVARAFADEGPILKRWRPRARGRGVRINKRTSHITIIVSRFEGDDLENHQRAAATGPARPRPTRRAKPAAEEHDHDHDHDHDEDAPTKKAAPVRKTAKKTAKKTAKKTAKKAEPAKKSAKKTTKKATKKTTKKRAPRKGD